One part of the Triplophysa rosa linkage group LG5, Trosa_1v2, whole genome shotgun sequence genome encodes these proteins:
- the rnf126 gene encoding E3 ubiquitin-protein ligase RNF126: MAEAPPRPGRFFCHRCSSEISPRLPDYICPRCESGFIEELPEEGRSENGSTSTASNDQNRPPFENVDQHLFTFPHGYGQFALGIFDEGFDFRAGLPAEDNRDAENRREREMASRQRYGARQPRGRHVPRRQGARHEGVPTLEGIIQQLVNGIIAPTAMPNMGMGQWGMLHSNPMDYAWGANGLDAIITQLLNQFENTGPPPADKEKIKSLPTVHITEEHVGAGLECPVCKEDYSTGESVRQLPCNHLFHNDCIVPWLEQHDTCPVCRKSLSGQNTATDPPGLSGMNFSPSSSSSSSSNSPNNENATNNS, from the exons ATGGCGGAAGCTCCACCGCGGCCCGGCCGCTTCTTCTGTCACCGGTGTTCGTCTGAGATCAGCCCTCGACTCCCG gATTACATCTGCCCGCGCTGTGAGTCTGGATTTATCGAGGAGTTACCAGAGGAGGGAAG ATCGGAGAATGGTTCCACGTCAACGGCCTCCAATGATCAGAACCGTCCCCCGTTTGAG AATGTGGACCAACACTTGTTTACGTTCCCACATGGTTACGGCCAGTTTGCTTTGGGGATCTTCGACGAGGGCTTCGACTTCAGGGCGGGTTTGCCCGCGGAGGACAACCGTGACGCAGAGAACCGCAGAGAACGGGAAATGGCGTCGAGACAGCGGTACGGGGCGAGGCAACCGCGAGGACGCCACGTTCCCCGGAGACAGGGTGCACGGCACGAGGGCGTGCCAACATTAGAGGG AATAATTCAGCAGTTAGTCAATGGGATCATCGCTCCAACAGCTATGCCAAACATGGGGATGGGGCAGTG GGGAATGCTGCATTCAAACCCGATGGACTATGCATGGGGTGCCAATGGATTAGATGCCATCATAACACAG TTATTAAATCAGTTTGAAAACACGGGTCCACCACCAGCAGATAAAGAGAAGATTAAGAGTCTCCCTACAGTTCACATCACAGAGGAGCACGTGG gtgctGGTTTAGAGTGTCCTGTGTGTAAAGAAGACTACAGTACAGGAGAGAGCGTCAGACAGCTTCCCTGCAATCATCTCTTTCATAATGACTGTATAGTTCCCTGGCTGGAACAG CATGACACGTGTCCGGTCTGCAGGAAGAGTTTGAGCGGGCAGAACACAGCCACGGATCCACCCGGCCTATCAGGGATGAACTTCTctccctcttcctcctcctcctcctcctccaacTCTCCAAACAATGAGAACGCCACCAACAACTCGTAA
- the twsg1a gene encoding twisted gastrulation protein homolog 1-A — translation MRPGPFLCPVLISLLIFLSGLTVITACNKALCASDVSKCLLQGLCQCRPTEGNCSCCKECMLCLNSLWEECCDCVGMCNPRNYHDSPATSKSTVEELYRPIPSLFRALTEGDAPINMMVLSFPVAEELSHHENLVSFLETLDSQSHNVSLPSSSVHDDTMCTVVYFDDCVSIRQCKQYCESMGGSKYRWFHNACCECIGPECLDYGSKTVKCMNCLI, via the exons ATGCGTCCGGGTCCATTCCTCTGTCCTGTACTGATCTCTCTGTTAATCTTTCTGTCCGGACTGACTGTCATCACCGCCTGTAATAAAGCCCTGTGTGCCAGTGATGTGAGCAAATGTCTCTTACAG GGTCTTTGCCAGTGCCGGCCAACGGAGGGGAACTGTTCATGTTGTAAAGAGTGTATGTTGTGTTTAAATTCTCTATGGGAGGAATGCTGCGACTGTGTAG GAATGTGTAACCCTAGAAATTACCACGACAGTCCTGCCACCTCCAAGAGCACTGTAGAGGAGCTGTATCGACCAATCCCGTCGCTCTTCAGAGCCCTGACCGAAGGCGACGCCCCCATTAACATGATGGTATTGTCATTCCCCGTCGCTGAAGAACTTTCTCACCACGAGAACCTCGTGTCTTTCCTGGAGACGCTCGACAGCCAGAGTCACAACGTGTCTTTGCCCAGTAGCAGCGTCCATGACG ACACCATGTGTACGGTGGTCTACTTTGATGACTGCGTGTCTATCCGGCAGTGTAAGCAGTACTGTGAGTCAATGGGTGGATCAAAGTACCGCTGGTTTCATAACGCCTGCTGCGAGTGCATCGGTCCCGAATGTTTAGACTACGGCAGCAAAACGGTCAAATGCATGAACtgtctgatctga